The Acidobacteriota bacterium genome window below encodes:
- a CDS encoding 2-oxoacid:acceptor oxidoreductase subunit alpha, whose protein sequence is MATIETAAPRSADSTTKRIMNDMSLQIATVNGSGSQTANTILLRSIFQMGIPISGKNIFPSNIAGLPTWYTIRANAHGYVARKKEIDFLIAMNAETAIDDVKGLLPGAGVVYDEVLNLKALRNDLDFYPVPFDKLVTPVCPDARLRRLVRNMIYVGVVAYLLDIDLAEAEKAMQKQLGSKPKALSLNWNAINAGVQYAAEKFPKSAKFGLERMNKTAGKILIDGNTAAAVGCLFAGVTVLAWYPITPSSSLAEALIEYLKDYRIDKETGKATFAVVQAEDELASVGMTVGAAWAGARAMTTTSGPGISLMSEFTGLAYYAEIPIVIFNIQRTGPSTGLPTRTMQADILATAFLSHGDTSHLLLFPYSVEECYRMAMEAFDLAEQFQTPVFVMSDLDIGMNNWMSDPFIYPDKPINRGKVLNAEELEKIGKFERYRDVDGDGIPYRTIPGTHHPLASYFTRGSGHNEKALYSEKPEDYKNNMDRIKRKHETARGVISPPLLESDANAEIGLIAFGSTHWAIIESRDQLRDEQNIPTAYLRLRAYPLSPEIKEFVKKYKRVYVVEQNRDGQMRDLIRLEVGKYAEKVRSVRHYTGFPIDARTITDEILAQEIAG, encoded by the coding sequence ATGGCCACGATTGAAACTGCTGCTCCCCGCAGCGCTGATTCCACGACGAAGCGCATCATGAATGACATGAGCCTTCAGATCGCCACGGTGAACGGCTCGGGCAGCCAGACCGCCAACACCATTTTGTTGCGGTCCATTTTCCAGATGGGCATCCCCATCTCGGGCAAGAATATTTTTCCGTCGAACATCGCCGGTCTGCCGACGTGGTACACCATCCGCGCCAACGCGCATGGTTACGTCGCGCGCAAGAAGGAGATCGACTTCCTGATTGCGATGAATGCCGAGACCGCCATCGATGACGTGAAGGGTCTGCTGCCGGGCGCGGGCGTTGTTTATGACGAAGTGTTGAACCTGAAGGCCCTGCGCAACGACCTGGATTTTTATCCCGTTCCGTTCGACAAGTTGGTTACGCCGGTTTGTCCCGACGCGCGGCTGCGACGACTAGTCCGCAACATGATTTACGTGGGCGTCGTGGCGTACTTGCTCGACATCGATCTCGCCGAGGCCGAGAAGGCCATGCAAAAGCAGCTCGGCTCCAAGCCCAAGGCGTTGTCGCTAAACTGGAACGCCATCAACGCCGGCGTACAGTACGCCGCCGAGAAATTCCCGAAGTCGGCGAAGTTTGGTCTGGAGCGCATGAACAAGACCGCGGGGAAAATTCTGATTGACGGCAATACCGCCGCCGCCGTCGGATGCCTGTTCGCGGGCGTTACGGTGCTGGCCTGGTACCCCATCACTCCGTCGTCCTCGCTGGCCGAGGCGCTGATTGAATATCTGAAGGACTACCGCATCGACAAGGAGACCGGCAAGGCGACCTTCGCCGTGGTGCAGGCCGAAGACGAGCTGGCCTCGGTGGGCATGACGGTTGGCGCGGCCTGGGCAGGCGCGCGGGCCATGACCACCACGTCGGGTCCCGGCATCTCGCTGATGAGCGAATTCACGGGCTTGGCCTACTACGCGGAGATTCCCATCGTCATCTTCAACATTCAGCGCACCGGGCCCTCCACAGGCCTGCCAACGCGCACCATGCAGGCCGACATCCTGGCCACGGCGTTTCTTTCGCACGGCGACACCTCGCACCTCCTGCTGTTCCCCTATTCCGTGGAAGAGTGCTACCGCATGGCCATGGAGGCGTTCGATCTGGCCGAGCAGTTCCAGACTCCCGTGTTTGTGATGAGCGACCTGGACATCGGCATGAACAATTGGATGTCGGACCCGTTCATCTATCCGGACAAGCCCATCAATCGCGGCAAGGTACTCAACGCGGAAGAGCTGGAGAAGATCGGCAAGTTCGAGCGATACCGCGACGTGGACGGCGACGGCATTCCCTATCGCACGATACCGGGCACGCATCATCCGCTGGCCAGCTACTTCACGCGCGGCTCCGGCCACAACGAGAAGGCGCTCTACAGCGAGAAGCCCGAAGACTACAAGAACAACATGGACCGCATCAAGCGCAAGCATGAGACGGCCCGTGGCGTGATCTCGCCGCCGCTGCTGGAGTCCGACGCCAATGCCGAGATCGGCCTGATCGCCTTCGGCAGCACGCATTGGGCGATCATCGAGTCGCGCGACCAACTGCGCGATGAGCAGAACATCCCCACCGCGTATCTGCGCCTGCGGGCCTATCCGTTAAGCCCGGAGATCAAGGAATTTGTGAAGAAGTATAAGCGCGTCTACGTCGTCGAGCAGAACCGCGACGGACAGATGCGCGATCTGATTCGCTTGGAAGTCGGCAAGTACGCCGAAAAAGTTCGCAGCGTGCGGCACTATACAGGCTTCCCGATTGATGCCCGCACTATCACCGACGAAATTCTTGCACAGGAGATCGCAGGCTAA
- a CDS encoding 2-oxoacid:ferredoxin oxidoreductase subunit beta, with protein sequence MATTAQPPAPAAKLNRIGLELATYRGGKTTLCAGCGHNVITERIIESFWEMGVDPYQVVKLSGIGCSSKAPAYFLSSSHGFNAVHGRMPSVATGTMLANKTLKAIGISGDGDTASIGMGQFVHLMRRNVPLIYVIEDNGVYGLTKGQFSATADRGSRQKNGVINDLPAIDTCVMAIELGATLVARSFSGDKKQLSAIMKAAIAHQGTSMLDIISPCVTFNDHQGSTKSYEYMKDHDEPLHEIDFVPFFQNIEVNYDPGETQDVQMHDGSMLRLRKLDNASYDATNKNAALRAIEEAHSRGEVLTGVLYVNPKGENFHDLLNLVDQPLATLPLSITRPPKSALDEIMEELR encoded by the coding sequence ATGGCAACCACGGCACAACCTCCAGCACCAGCAGCAAAGCTCAACCGCATCGGCCTTGAGCTGGCCACGTACCGCGGCGGCAAGACCACGCTATGCGCCGGCTGCGGCCACAACGTCATTACCGAACGCATCATCGAATCGTTCTGGGAGATGGGCGTCGATCCCTATCAAGTGGTCAAGCTCAGCGGCATCGGTTGCTCGAGCAAGGCGCCCGCTTATTTCCTGAGCAGCTCGCATGGCTTCAACGCGGTCCACGGGCGCATGCCTTCGGTGGCGACGGGCACGATGCTGGCGAACAAAACGCTGAAGGCCATCGGCATCTCCGGCGACGGCGACACGGCGTCGATCGGCATGGGCCAATTTGTTCACCTGATGCGCCGCAATGTGCCGCTGATCTATGTCATCGAAGACAACGGCGTTTATGGTTTGACGAAGGGACAGTTCTCCGCCACCGCTGATAGGGGCTCACGTCAGAAGAACGGCGTGATCAATGATCTGCCGGCCATCGACACCTGCGTGATGGCCATCGAGCTGGGCGCAACGCTGGTGGCGCGTTCGTTTTCCGGCGACAAGAAGCAGCTTTCGGCCATCATGAAGGCGGCCATCGCCCATCAGGGCACCTCGATGCTGGACATCATTTCCCCCTGCGTAACCTTCAACGATCATCAGGGCTCCACCAAGAGCTACGAATACATGAAGGATCACGACGAGCCGCTGCACGAAATCGACTTTGTGCCGTTCTTCCAAAACATCGAAGTGAATTACGATCCAGGGGAGACCCAGGACGTGCAGATGCACGACGGCTCCATGCTGCGCCTGCGCAAGCTCGACAACGCCAGCTACGACGCCACCAACAAGAACGCCGCGCTGCGCGCCATCGAAGAAGCCCATTCACGCGGCGAAGTGCTCACCGGCGTACTCTACGTGAACCCCAAGGGCGAGAACTTCCACGATCTGCTCAATCTGGTGGATCAGCCGTTGGCCACGCTGCCGCTCTCGATCACGCGTCCGCCCAAGTCGGCGCTGGACGAGATCATGGAAGAGTTGCGGTAA